The Physeter macrocephalus isolate SW-GA unplaced genomic scaffold, ASM283717v5 random_1047, whole genome shotgun sequence region gggggggggggggggtgtgatgaattgggcgattgggattgacatgtatacactgatNNNNNNNNNNNNNNNNNNNNNNNNNNNNNNNNNNNNNNNNNNNNNNNNNNNNNNNNNNNNNNNNNNNNNNNNNNNNNNNNNNNNNNNNNNNNNNNNNNNNNNNNNNNNNNNNNNNNNNNNNNNNNNNNNNNNNNNNNNNNNNNNNNNNNNNNNNNNNNNNNNNNNNNNNNNNNNNNNNNNNNNNNNNNNNNNNNNNNNNNNNNNNNNNNNNNNNNNNNNNNNNNNNNNNNNNNNNNNNNNNNNNNNNNNNNNNNNNNNNNNNNNNNNNNNNNNNNNNNNNNNNNNNNNNNNNNNNNNNNNNNNNNNNNNNNNagggggagggggggaggggaggggagggggaggggaggaacgGATGGAGCACAGTGAAGAGCCAGGGCATCTCCTGGCAGCGTGAACATCtgaggggcaggggggcaggggggcagggggcggggggctcgAGGCCCAGGCACCTGTCAGCCTCACCCTGTCCTCTTCCCCAGAGCCGAGGCAGCCTTTGGCCACAGGCCTAGAGCAGGGCCCCGTGGAGGCGTCCCCAGCCTGTCCTCTCAGTCCTGGGCCCCAAGCCGAGGACTGAACTCCCTGCAGGGGGGCCTGACTGCTCTTATCCGAggccatgggggtggggaggaacatTCCTAGGGGCTGCAACACCAGCCACGCCGCCTGggggcacacgggctcaggacCACAGTCTGAAGTCCAAGAAGAAGAGCCGATTCGGGAAGGGCGGCGGGGCGcagaggagggtgggggggggggggtgggctcTCAACAGGTGGGTCAGGCTGGGCCACTCATGCCTCAGGGAGGAACCTGGGCGTCCCAAGGAGTCCTTGAGAAACCGAGCAGCACGACACCTTGCGGGGACAGCCGCAGGCacgagaggaggaagagaaggcagaggaggcggtggaggggcggggagggcagcTCACCTGCAGGTTGgtgagctgctgctgctggtgggcGATGGTCTGCTTCACCAGCACACTCTTGATGCTCTGCTCCATGGCGTACTTCTTGGCCTGCGAGAGAAGGTGGTGAGGAGCACTGGGGGGCCTGGCCTGCGGGGAGACGGGCCTTCCCCCGCCCAGCGGCTTCCCCCTGCCGCAGCGCCCCGGGCAGGACGCACACTCTCACCTTCTGGAGGGCCTCTTGCTGCTCAGGCGTCAGGGGAGGCAGTCCCAGCTTTGCGGCTGTGCTCTGCCCGTTCTCCATCTTGATGGAGTCTGTCCCCTGGTGATGGGGAGCAGGGAAGTCATTAAGAACAAGTTCAAGACCTCCCTCACACGGCCCCAGGAGCCCACCCCACCTTCTGCCCCGACAACCGCACGTGGCCCGCAGCTCGGCCCACTCCCAGCGGCAGACAGGCCCTCACACAGACTGTCTCCCGCCTGGCCTGGAGACGTAGGTCTGCCCACCTGACATCCCTATGCCTGTCCCAGGCCGGTCTCCTCCAGGACCCACCGGGAGGACACACACCGGGATGACAGACACCTTGGGGGCCCTTGGCCAACCCAGAGCAGCTGCAGGACCCAGGCTTGCAGGAGTCACCAAGCCCTCGTGGCAAGCCTGACCCCAGAACCCCCGTCCCATGCTGCACAAGAAAGCCGGCCTCAGCTGTCCTCTAAGACAAGGGGAGGGGGTCAGGGCTCTCTGGAGGTCCTGGGACTCCTCACTCCCGGACTGCCTGGCACCACACTTTCTCATGGCCCCAGCCATGGCCACAGACACGGCTTCCCTGCTAGGGACGAGATCCAGGGGCCACTCAAAGAGCAAGCATGGGCAAGGGCTCCCTCTCAGCACAGCTCCAGGAGGTAACCCATCCCTGCACACTGGGCACACCGCCCGGAGAGCCCGGAGTTGTTCTCCC contains the following coding sequences:
- the LOC114485375 gene encoding poly(U)-binding-splicing factor PUF60-like isoform X2; the protein is MATATIALGTDSIKMENGQSTAAKLGLPPLTPEQQEALQKAKKYAMEQSIKSVLVKQTIAHQQQQLTNLQVSCPPRPSTASSAFSSSSRACGCPRKVSCCSVSQGLLGTPRFLPEA
- the LOC114485375 gene encoding poly(U)-binding-splicing factor PUF60-like isoform X1 — translated: MATATIALQVNGQQGGGSEPAAAAAAGDKWKPSQGTDSIKMENGQSTAAKLGLPPLTPEQQEALQKAKKYAMEQSIKSVLVKQTIAHQQQQLTNLQVSCPPRPSTASSAFSSSSRACGCPRKVSCCSVSQGLLGTPRFLPEA